The following coding sequences are from one Symbiobacterium terraclitae window:
- a CDS encoding small multi-drug export protein, which produces MFNWMAALKVIAISAIPFLELRVGIPVGIVSGLPPGVAIALGVVGNVLQVPLIIFIMYMLRRIAQEVPAAARWLQRIDSAAERHQAKVHRYGWVGLAILVGIPIPGTGMWTGAAVANLVRMPLVLTVLALASGVAISGLLVGAVATGAIAVIELF; this is translated from the coding sequence GTGTTCAACTGGATGGCTGCGCTCAAGGTGATCGCCATCTCGGCGATCCCGTTCCTGGAGCTCCGTGTGGGCATCCCCGTCGGCATCGTCAGCGGGCTCCCGCCCGGCGTCGCCATCGCCCTGGGCGTCGTCGGCAACGTCCTGCAGGTGCCCCTGATCATCTTCATCATGTACATGCTCCGCCGCATCGCCCAGGAGGTGCCCGCCGCGGCCCGCTGGCTGCAGCGGATCGACAGTGCCGCCGAGCGGCACCAGGCGAAGGTGCACCGTTACGGCTGGGTGGGGCTCGCGATCCTCGTCGGGATCCCGATCCCTGGCACCGGCATGTGGACGGGAGCGGCGGTGGCCAACCTCGTGCGGATGCCGCTGGTGCTTACGGTGCTGGCCCTGGCCAGTGGCGTGGCGATCTCCGGCCTGCTGGTGGGGGCCGTGGCCACCGGGGCGATCGCCGTGATCGAGCTCTTCTAG